Genomic segment of Terriglobales bacterium:
TACCCGGTGAACACAATCCGAGGATCGTCCTGCACGCTCGCTGCCACTGACTCGACGTATCCGGGGGTCATCGGATGGTTCGCGCCGGCAATCACCAGTTTGCAGTCGGCCAGTTCCCGTGACGCATGCTTGAAGGCATCGATCAACAGTTCCAGGCGCTTGTAGGTGCCCCACTTGCCGAATGCCAGAATTTTGTGTGGATTTCCACGAAGGTCGAAGTTCGGATATTCAGGACGTGCGCTCAGGATTCCATGTGACCGGAAATGAACATTCTCGCCGCGATAACGCTCGATCAATGTTCGACGATACGCTGGCAACAACACTGAAACGGAGTTCGCGGCCAGCAGCATGCGCGTCGCGATCTTGCCGGCAAGACGGTAAAGCTTCGGCGAACGAACACCTGCATCGGTCAGGTCGATGTTGTCCATCAGGTGATGCAGAGTCACGTGCGTGTAAAAGCCCGCCATACGAATGAGCGCAGGGGCCGTTAATCCGGTGAAAGCGGCTACAGGATGATTTCCAAAGGTCGAGAACAGCAGGTTGAACCACACTACATCCGGCTTGATGTCGCGAACTGTATTCAGTAGTCGAAGCGCGTTCGTCTGGCGATTGAAGTCCCACACGCGGCGAACGTCGAAGTCGTGCAACTCCTCCGTCGCTATTCCTTCGGTTTCATCGCCGAGCACCGTAACACTCAGCAACGGATCCGCCTGGAGTTCCCGCGCGATGTGGTATCCGTATTCGTTTAGTCCCCGCCGGCTCGGCGGAAACGCAGTGACCAAACAGATCTTCATGGGCCCCTATCTGACCTAAAAGAGCGACAGGCGAATTACCGGTCGGAAAATCGACTGGCCGCGGCCAGAGAAATTCATAAATGTGTCTTGCTGGAAACCGATTGAGAACCGCAGCGGATACTCCACCGGAAACTGCCCCGAACCGTCATCGAACATGCGACGAAGAGGCTTCACATAAGAGATGAAGATTCCGCTCTGTACGTTGTCATAATCGTGAATACCCATGCCACGAGAGTAGGCGCCGTTGGCCTCAATCTCCCAATTCTTGGCCGGCTTGATTTCCAGGCGCATGGCGGGCCGCGCTGCCTGTGCAATGGCGTAGAACTGGTCCTGCACGCGCCAGGAACGTATGTATTCGCCCAATATTGTGGCTTTTACGCGCTGGCCGAATTTGCGCGAGATACCCGCGTAGCTCGAAGTTGAGAAGAATTCACGTGGCAGCGGGTTCAATTGAAGGTCGCGGACCGAGTAGCCCGTCACCAGCGCGGTCTTACCCCACGGACGGCCTACTGTGAATTCCAGCCTCGCCCCGAGGTCGCGCGAGCTCAAGTCGCGTTCGTTGAATCCACCTGATTCGTGATACGCATTGCCGCTGATCGAGAGCCAGTTCCAGAATGAGTTCGTCGTCATGTACACGAACTGCCGGAACAGGTTCTGGTTGATCTCGAGGGGCGATTCCTTGTCGCGCCGGAAGGTCATCTGAACCCCGGTGTTAAAGATTAGCGAATTGCGTCCGATCCTCAGAATCGGGTTCAGAGCTCCGTTCAAGGTATAGTCGTAAGTGTTACGGCTTAGGATCACATTCTCGCTTGGAAGCGAAACCTCGCCTCTCGCGTTACGTACCTGGAAGAATCCGGTGATGGCCGGCAATCCGGGCTGCCTCATGCGGAAGGCATTCGTCCACCGCGATTCCAGAGACGAGCGCGGCGGAGGCAGTGCGCCATTCGCGCCGGTGCCAAAGAACTGAGCATCGAGTCCGTATATGGTGGCGTCCTCGAAGATTGGCGCCATGGTGAAGTCGCTCGATACGGAGAACTTGTTGTTAATCGTGAGTCCCTGCTCACCAGCGAGGTCGAGCATCGCTCGCGAAGTGACGTCGTTCTCCTGCCCAGCCAGCGAATCGGCCTGGGCGAACGCCGTCAGAGCGCGGGCATCTTCATGGCGCTGCCGATACATATTCGCCATGGCCAGCTTGTAGTCATAGTTGTCGGAATAGTCGTCCGGACTTCCCAGGCTTGCCAGCACGGCCTGGGCATCGGCGTTGTCTCCCTGTGCGAGGAAGGTGTTCGCCAGGCCGATCGCCACCACTTCGTCGGCAGCGCCAGCGGTTTTCGCGCGCTCGAACATGCGACGTGCCAGGTCGAAGTCGTTCATCCCCAGCATGATGTTCGCCGCTTCAACGTAATTATCGGCGGTCACCGGAGTTGATTCTCCGATTCGCGCTTCGGCAAATGCCAGCGAGACTTGCTGCTTAGCATCGTCCCACTTTCCGTCGCGTGCCATCACCCTCGCGAAAGCAAGGCGGGCATCCACGCGGTTCGTGTCAGGCGCGTCCAGTGCGGCGGTAAACCGCTCCATGGCAGCGTCGCGTTCGCCGAGTATCAGCAGGGCATCGCCGGTGGCCAGCAGCACGCCAGCCTGATCGCCACCCTCACGCTCCGCAGCTTCCACGTACCGGAACGTCTCGGCCCGGCGGTGAAGTTGCGCATTGGCGTGTGCCAATTGCGCGTAGATGAACGGATCCTCCGGCTGCAATTGAAGCGCCGTGTTCAGGGCCTGGATGGCATCGCCGTAGCGGTGCTGGTAATACAGGGTGTCTGCCAGCGAGAGATGCAGCTTGATGTCGTTTGGCGAATACCTCAGCGCCGCTCGATATTCTGTTTCCGCCTTGTTCAGTAGGCGCTGCTGACGGTACGCCGTGGCGCGAACCAGATGCGTCGCACCGGATTCACCCAGCAACTT
This window contains:
- a CDS encoding glycosyltransferase — encoded protein: MKICLVTAFPPSRRGLNEYGYHIARELQADPLLSVTVLGDETEGIATEELHDFDVRRVWDFNRQTNALRLLNTVRDIKPDVVWFNLLFSTFGNHPVAAFTGLTAPALIRMAGFYTHVTLHHLMDNIDLTDAGVRSPKLYRLAGKIATRMLLAANSVSVLLPAYRRTLIERYRGENVHFRSHGILSARPEYPNFDLRGNPHKILAFGKWGTYKRLELLIDAFKHASRELADCKLVIAGANHPMTPGYVESVAASVQDDPRIVFTGYVPEEKIAELFRSATVLVLPYSSATGSSGVAHLAAEYGVPIISADIEDFRDMAIDEGLAIDFYQTGDSKSLANAMTELVHSPEKQKEMAEANFSAALRMTMPQIMRRYLRSFDVHQRAKALQPISRFRRLPAWIPSRSAIFRAAAPRWAPWM